The window CAGAAGAAATTGAGCAATTTTAGGGCTTTTGGATAATGTAACATTCTCTCAGTGTAATGTATTGATTTAGAAATTCttcatatttaaaatttttagggTTCTTTGTTGAGTAGATAATCCGTGCCTCAATATGTCATCCGTGCttcaaatttttgttctttctctatTTCACTATTTAACAAAACCCTTGAGGTGTTTTGTGTCCTAGATGGGTTGTGATTCTTTGTAGGTGGATGTGTAATGGAGAAAGATAACTCAATTTCTCaattgggttttgaatatgttgaAAAATTAAAAGTCAAAAACGATAGAGAGGCCCTAAGCCAACCATTATAAGTAAGACTAATAATGAAGAGCTCTAAACAACAATAGTTTGAGGAGCAAAAGAAAGAGATCTCTTGCAAAAGATATGATGGATGCTACATTGAAAAGATCTCTTGGCCTTGGAAACATGGTGGTTAAGGAAGGTAGAAGAAGAGTGGTAtctaatgatgatgttgatgatgaaaGTTCAGGAGACACTGGAAAGGTAAAGCTTGTCTTGTTAATTTCTCTTCTTACTTGTGATGATGAATTGAGGGAAAGAACAaagttctctcttctttttctgtttaaatcTTGCCAAGGATTTTGGGTTTCCATGGTTTTGGGCAATTTGCTAGGGAAAATGTTTTTGGGTTCCCTCCCTTCCTCAGGGTAATGTCTTATTAATTTGTCTGTTATATCATATGATACAAGCTGTAATATATTTCTTGTGGTAAATCAGTCCATGGTGAAGGCAATATATACAGCAGCTATGAAATTTCAGTGCTAGATTAGGAAGGAAAATGCAAACCTGCATAGCCATACGGAATAGAACAATGGGTCTACCTCCCAACCAAAATTTCAACTCCCTTAAGACCTGTCATTGACACAAACAGGCTATGCCCTGTTTTTATAagacaatcttttttttttcatttctagaGGATCGGCCTGTAGTGGTACAGAAACAATCCCCAATACCCATTTATTGGCTGCCAAATGGGGCTTCATAAGGCTGCCTTGTGGGCTGTTGAGTCCCTTCCAAGTTATGTTTCACATTGCTGTTGCAATAATAGCACGAAGAGGAGGGAAATGATGAGAAAGAAATCCATTAGACTGTGGTGGTGTGAAAGGTGCACTCACTCTATGTGGAgtgtctgaactctgaagtcCCAGGTAAATTCTCAAAGGGAAGATGGGAATCTGGAGtttcatctcttttccttctctctttctagttATGCtggtctttttattttctcccttTCTAGTCTCTCTACCCTAACTATATATGATAACAGATCAATCAAGGGTCTTTCCCTTTGAACAATTGCTGCCTTCAAACCTGCATAGCTTTGGGGAACATATGGAAGATGagatctcttttccttcttgtgaATGGATTGTATTCATAACTTCCCTCctgaattttcattttccttttttttttcaagttagaTGCATTCATGTTGGCTCTATTGATTTCCCATTTTGATGAGATCATAACTCACCTGCTGAATTCCTATTTGGAAATCTTGCTTGTTAACTTTCTCATGCAAAGCTTCATTTCAATGCGACTCTCTTGCTGTATTTCTGTTTCAGACCTTTTCTCATTTCATTCCTCATGTAAAGATTCATGCTACTGTgactttttttgttgtatttctgttttggatctctacttaatgggtctttagctcaaattggtagagcattTGGAACATGAGcctgttccaaggggatggtggttcgaatccaccaagaccctttttattcaactgttcatagtaTAGTtagttatgacactaatccacacaagaacccaatattaatagtatttttgaaatttgacatttttataattattttggttatgttaatgaaatattttaattttatgctaaggttggtaacagagaaaaggattttacaagtattatttggtataatttagaaagaaatggcattattgtaaataatatcaaatagggaagaacagattataccaaacaccattttcgttctaaacggcgttcttgagaccattaccaaatggtcattttcggtctcaaAATGCCGTTCCAGACTAGAAAcgccaaagaacgtttctagtcaagaacgggtgttctttgttcagacatttaccaaacatagccttagtaGGTTTCatttaccaaacatagccttagtaggtttcctactaagagttgGTTGCTTGATTAATATAAGGAAGAGGCTATCCACAACAGAGGCATTCCATTCCATTCCTATCGTGTTCACCCTCTCTCCTTGCTCTCTTCTCAATCTTCTTCATAGATTCTGGTTTATTGTATTTGGTTTTATTACATGGTAAGCAGGCGGCTTACCCAGcctgtctgtctctctcccacctCTGTAGAAATGACACCCCCTGCCCTCATCCCACCCTCCCCATTGGATACAACCGCTAGCTTACCTGGAGCTGGTGGCTTACCCGAACCTCTCCCTATCTAtataaaagggcgtacccaatgcacgaggctcccatctgcagggtctggggagggatcataatgtatgcagccttacccctgctttcgcaaagaggctgtttccatactcaaacccatgacctcttggtcacaacggtatgtatatatataccaTTCTGGTTTATTATTACCTGTTTAGCTGCACACAAACTACGTAACCTCtagttggaaaaataaaaaattagggtttctttccTTTCTATGAAGACAGATTGTTCCCTTTGTTACTGTTGTTCCCGCTGCTAATCGCACCCCTGTTTCAGCATATCTCTACACCACaggatctgttcttctttcctgTCACTGTTCTGCAACTTGTTTCTGTTTGCAGCCTCCAGTCATTGCAGGGTCTTCAAAACAACCCTTTTGGTTGTTGGTTCGACTCGATCTTGCAGGAGATGCAAGAAACCCTCCTACAATACTTTGCTGAGAGTTCCAAGGCCATCTAAGGCCATACCCGCGAGTTCCAGTTGAGTCTTTCCGCCTTGATGGCGGTAGTTCAAGGGCTGGAGGTACAAGACAACCTCTCGGTTGTTCTTCCACTCCTCTTATATATACTATTTGCCTTAACTACACctcctcttttattttaaaactcCCCCTATGCATTTTTATCAGTGGTtcgcagcaacctatgctgcacATTTATCAGTGGTTCACAACAACCTATGCTACACTTTTATCATTCTTCTTTGTGAATATTACtccttgagaagggcttatgaTGTTGTAGTTGCTGCTATGATATTTTGGATTGCGGTTAGTGTTCTCTGCCACTTATGTTGTTGTCTAGATTTATTCGGCACGAAGAGCTTTCCATACTATTACTACTTATGATTGGTGTGTATGAGTTAATATTGCTACCAGAATGAAGTTTTCTCTGTGCTCACTGGCATCTACGACTGCTATATAGTATTTATGTTCAAGACCGGTTCCACTGTTAATAACTATTCtcgttgttccaagctggagcctttatatatatatactccagcttgaggtgAAGTGTCGAATATCGTACCATGAGGGGGAGAGTTACTGTTAAGTCGAGAGTGGGAGAAGTCCAAGTTAGTCATTGTTATTTAGAATCTTAGTAAgtttcctactaagagttgATTGCTTTATTAATATAAGGGAGAGGCTGTCCACGATAAAGGCATTCCATTCATTCCTATCGTATTcaccctctctcctctcctccatctccaccatgctcttcttctccatcttcttcataGATTCTGGTTTATTGTATTTGGTTTTGTTACAGTTACCATGTATCAAACTGAAGAGACGATTATCCAATAAACATCAATTTGACCAGATAGCATAAAGAGTTAAAATAAGCTATAACGGtctctttttttaatctccATACCAATTTCCAAAAGTAGGACCATAATCAATGTATTATTCCAGTAATTatcataaagaaaaataaatgggGGCATAAGCATTATAATAAAAACTTAGGTAGGTAACCTCAAAGTGGTAGCGAAAGGAGACCATGAAAGTCTTTGCttagtaaaataaataaagtaatcTCCTTGAGTTATCTATGTTCAAAAAATAAGCAATTCCAAATGGCTGGGACTCGAATAAGGCCCTCAGGCTCATGAATTAATTTTCTGGACCATGACCATGTATTTACCAAGTGTTCTTACCGAGTGATCTCCAAACTAAAAATCATAGACTAGGAAGCCTTGATCTCCAAACTAGAAATCATAGACTAGGAAGCCATAAAGATAACTGACCTGTGATCGAAATCGAGAAGCCTCTCTGCTAGGAAGTTCTTCAAGGATATCTTTCAAGCCTGTTACAACATGAAACAGTTTGTTAAGATAGAGACAGAAGAATACATACAACTATCTTTATTTATCATGGTGAGTTTGTGAAGGAGAAAATATCATACCTCTTGCTTGTCTTTCAATCTTATAAGCCGAACGAATTACACCTTGGATCTGATTCCCTGCCTGTCTGAAATGCATCAAGCCAACGTGTCAATAGGGTACGTAAAGAAATCATAAATTGAAAATATCAGTGCActgctgtaaatggataacaaCGAACCTAAGTTTTGTTCTTCCccgtctcatctcctcttcTGCTTGTAAAGCCCTCTTCTGAAAACAAAAGTGACTCATTCAAATTATCATTGCAAGGTACACACACATAgaaggagacgaagaagaaggtttTTGGTATCAAAACGCAAGGTAAGAAGAGTCATATGGATAAACTAAGTGTAACAGAGATGAGGACGTTGAGATGgttgtgtggcaaaactaggaatgatcgtattagaACTGAGTTGGGAGTGGCAccgattcatgataagctatgggagaatcgtttgaggtggcatggtcatgtccaacggaggccCTGGGATGCACCATTTCGGAAGAGTGAGttaattcagattgaagggactaaaagagccaggggcaggcctaaaatgaccataggagaagtggtgaggaaagacatgcatagtttaggtcttgtctcaagtatgaccttgaatagagctgattggagggcaaggatccatgtagccgaccccatatAGGTGGCGTATTGCTGAGTTGTTGTCGATATTGCTGTGttcctttcttcttactttTATTATCTATAGTTTGTCTTTCCAcgaatccatgtagccgaccccatttgtTGTACACAAGGTAAGATCATGTATAAGTTgatattttaagtttcaaagcAGTCAAAGGAACTTGAGGCTTGAGCACGGAATCAAGTTTGCATCAAGACTGCGGTTTGATCCTAGGTTACTCACTTTCACTTGCTTAGTACTCAAATAGAGATGGGCATTTGTAAAATATAATAGCTTTGACAGGCTCTTGCAATTCCCACACTCCTTAGGAATTCAAATAATGCAACCTAGATTTCAATAACACTGATTATTGGTTGCGAGGGCCCTCCCAAATAATTAACGGTTCAAAATTTAAAGgcaatggcaattctgtaatttttttaacaGTTTAGTGCCCTAAGAGTGAATAATGCAAGTGAAGGATCAAAGTGTAAATAGGATTTGACAAGATAGGGGTTTTCTGGCATTTAAATAGAAGGagaaataaaacagaattaAGTTGAGAAGTGAAGAGTTTTTCATAATTAAGAGAAATATGACCTTTAGTTGTAGGTAAAATAAGAGGTTGTCTTCACCCTCACGACCAGAATAGAAGGCTGAAGAACAGGTCTGCTACCGGGACGAAGTCCTCACTTCAGAAAGCTCGGTTATAGCTGAAATTTCAAGGGAAGGTTCTTAATCCTTTGAACTATTAAACCAACTTAACAATCAATCAAATCTGAAGCCCAAatgtgattttaaaaaatctgaaACCAGGCCTGGCGGTAGAAGCAAGACCAGGTTTGGTTTTAACCAAGTAAGCTTCATTAGGAAAGTGAGAAAGAGGTGATCTTCAAGGGTTTAAGTCGCCCATAACCAGTGATTCATACCCCTAAAAATGGAGACTGCAAAAGTAATATTGAGAGAGATCACTCACCCTAACATCAAATCAGTTTAGCGCTGGAACAGAGTAACCTAACGTTGGAGAGAGTACACAAGAAACAAGGGgaaacaagaaataaaataatggagaataactgaaggaaaagaagaggaaagaagaagggaatatgGAGAAATATGACCTCTGATGGAGTAGGATTAAGAAGAATTACCAGAGAGAGACATATCAGACAAAACAGCAAGATGGCCTCCAATGAGAGTAACCAGCAACCATAAAAACTTCTATTCCAAACTCAAATCCGTTGATGGATTACAAGCATACACATATATAACTTTGTAAGACTAAGACTCCTAATCAAAAACTAAAACTCTAAATCTGATCTCCTAACCTGCCAAATTAATAGACAATGCACAGGATAAAAATAACATGAAATTACAATAATAACCCTAATTAACCCCGCGCATAACTGCATCATCAAAGCTGATGCATTTTTGTGGATCTTTTTCAATTCTATAGTAATGAGTTGGTTTAGGAGAGAATAAGGGACAATTGCTGTGACCCAATCAAATGTGAATATGGCCAATGCAACTACTCAACACTTTACTCTCATGCCAATTTGGATTTCAAGGATCCAGCAAGGTACCCCTACACCCTTGAGCATTGAAGCAACTTAATCAGACAATGGGATTTTCCTTCGGTCTTACGAATATCAAGCTGGTGGCTCAGTCTTATCtgacatattaaaaaaaaatcctaaacctGTTTCCCATACACAAAGCCAAATTGTTTGTTCGACAAAAAAGTGAGAACATAAATGAATGCAAAATTATTCTTAAATATCAATCAAACACTCAAAAACAGTAAAAGGATTACCTCCAACTTCTCACTTTCAGCCTTTATAAGTTCAATAGATTGCCTCAGCTCCTTAACTTTGGCATCAGCTCGGGAAACCAAGGACTGCAACAGGGGGAAAAGGTGTGGGGGTTGTGGTGGGAGCACTCATGTTGCATTGTTAATTATACACCAAGAAATTTGGAAAGAGAAGTTTTACTGTTAACTCATCACAAACTGATTAATCACTAACACAGTTTAATTCGTAGCCATAATATTTgtctaaaaaccctaaatcacaGCATAATAAAATCAGGTAATTGTTAATCCCATCTGTGACCATGCACTTGCATATCCAGACAAGCTGGGAGGCAAAGGTATTAAACTACCAATAATTAAAGTCATTAATCCCTCACCAACTTTAGGTCTACTTGCATCAGGGGCGTCAGTTCTTtaaataatagagaaaaaaCATACAGGACAAGGTTAAAAAATTCCTACCTTGAATAAAAAGGGCTGCAGACATGATTCaatcaaaaagaataaaaaagcatcccagtgcacgaggctcccgctactgcagggtctgggaggggcaaatgtactcAGCCTTGCCAGGGAGAGGTTGTTTCCCAGTTTCGAGccaatagtgcaacttaaccattgcgccGAGGCTCGCCCACATTCAATCAATAAGAATGACACTTGTAAAACCATGGTTCCACAAGATCTTTGGACTTGAGCAAAGTCAATGAGAAGATCAAGAATCAGTCAAGAGTCTACCATTGGGTTTTTCACTTTGTACACCACCCTACTCACAACCAAGTGAGTGTCAACTTCCATAATTGAGTAATCATTAGGTTACAACTGTACAACAAGGGTGGAAAGGTAGAGGATCCATTCATGCCATCCTGATCCAGGATGATATCTCACTCGAGAACAACTATGAGAGAACCTACACACGATTGTATAGCATCCATCCAATGCTTTGACTTAATAAACTTGTATGGATACAAATCATAGTACACATAATTGTTTTTCGTACTCACTCGTTATAAATAACCTCAAGTACCATCTTTTTGCTGGTTCTCTTCAATTTCCATATTTAAATTTGCAAAATAATCAAGTTTCCAATTAATCCAACAAAGAAAGAGGCATTATTTGTGGATTCTAAACAGTTcaataaagtttaaaaaaaacactcaagTGGGAGGTCGCCAGCAAGAAGGTTAACACTTCTGACATGCCCTGGAGGAGATGGAAAACTGGCACTTGTTCCTTAATTCAGAAGCTAAACCCTTTTTGAGTTGGGTTGCCAAGAAGTTAAGGGCCCAAGCCATACGATATCACAGTGCACCACAGAGTCCTATGGTTTTAATTAAGTTTACAGTATAAAATAACTGTTTACTTCATGCAGTTAgattattttgaatttcaatggactttattattttttatgacaTGATATTTCTGAAATTAtgaattttatttctgttttgggtatttttcaAGTCATCCCCAGACATCTTAATCTTATTGGGATGCATTAGTCTGCTTGGAACTGGCTTTCCTGTTTCTCTTGGTTGTATaaggttcttttctttttctcctattcAATTGAAAAGTCATAATAGTATCCCAATTAGATGTAATTAATGTAGGTTGTAAGCATTACACAAACCTTGGATTTAGGGTTACTGGAATTATGATTTTAAGATTGGagatttggactttggagtcTCATCTTTGTCCTCAAGCTTTTACTTAAGACAAAGCCAATATTGTATGAGTAGCTCCTTTAATAGGCCATCAGATACGAATATCAGATTCATGAATTCtacatggaaaaaaaaagggcatacccactgcacgaggctcccaccactgcggggtctggggatggtcataatatacacagccttacccttgctttcgcaaagaggctgtttccagactcgaaccatgaccacttggtcacaatagagcaaccttacggttgcaccaaggcccaccctcattCATGAATTCTACATGCAAGTCCAAATTTCCAATCCTTATTACTTGGTCTCTTTATCTTTAACCTATGCTCAAGATGCTGCATGGATGTGTTCCTTGTTGAGTTTTCTATAAGCCAACAAATTTTGGTTGAGTTTTTAATAATGTTTCTTCAACTTTGACCCTAAGACTTTGGGGATCATTTTGGGATTAAGGGAAACCAATCCTCGAAGAAAAAGTTCATTATCCTGGTTATTAATGTTGACAAATTAACTGAAGTTATTAGGTTGTTGATCATTGCCCATGTATTATAGGGCAATGAGGAAAAAGTACCCAACTATTTGTCCAGCAACTAGAGTTATTAGGTTGTTGATCATTGCCCATGTAATTATAAGGCGATGAGAAAAGTACCTAACTATTTGCCCGGCAAATGTGTAAGTGGAGATTCCATGTCATTTTGTACAACTCATTGGCATGATCAAGGATTGTCCTAAAAACCATCATTGATCTGTTGTGGTGCTTCACTCTTTGCTCTGTGTAAAACATTTGCTACATGTGTTCTGCTGGCCATCCTGTGGGCCCTAAGGGAAGAGAGGATGCTAGACTAGATCAGGAGTTGAGACAGACATGTCTCCCTCTCATGATACTATTAACCGCATTGTTATCAAAGATGCAGATTGTGCATTCATAGAAAAGGTAGTTAGCAGAATTCAAGAACCAAATTTGTACACAAAGCGTCAATCTATCAGCTTCCACAATAGAAACCCACCCCTCAACCAACAACTTGATCATATGAATTTAATTGATTGTTGAGTGGGAATGGATTCATCTAGCATTTGAGCATCCACAAGAAGTTCACAAGCTGTTATCAGTGCATTTCCAGGCTAGTAGGGTAGGCCTTGTAAATCTACATATGGACATTTGAGGCTTTCTTGAAAATGAACAAGGAACTTGGTCTCCTCTATGAACATCTTATGCAAAGAGCACCTCATTGTCTAGCAGGTGACTCATCATCCAAACAGGCTCTCAAAGCCCCTCATTTCGTGGGTCGAGCCTTCCACAATATCTTTTTAATCTTTATCCTATCAATAAAATCTGTCATTATTCACTAAATTATTGTAAGAAATATAACATAAAAGGCATTGGTGAGGAAAGAGATTAGACTTTTTATGAGCATATCCACACTTTTTATAGGCTAAAACCTAACATTTCTCACGGCCCACTtttgatgaatgaaaaaataACAATTTATAACAAGTTCTAAGAAATTAAGAGTGTAGATTGACTCCATGGAAAAACCAACATAATATCCTTGGATAATGTAGAGCTTTAAAGTAGGTTTCTCTTTAACTAGTTTTATGCCCAACAttctctgttttcctttttgtagCTCATTCAAGCTTCAAAAGGTTAATTTTCTCTGATTTTTTAGAAATGAAAATATGGGAGGAATAAAACTTGCCCAAGGTGTCAATAAAGTTGAGATAATTGACCAGCTATCTGAAGTAACTAGTCAACTTTCCAAACAATGAATTAAAGAATATtacatggaaaaaaaatcaagagatGATAAGAATGAATTGTGTTATGAAGTGGGCAAGTGGCTACTGGCATTGTTTATGCATACCTCTTCACTCATAAAAAGGCGTAGTGTTCTGTGGTACAAGATAAGCCTTGGCTCTGCAGACAGGAAATAAATGAAGATCATGCATAAGAAATAACGAAGACATCAAACCCCCGGTATTGGTTTCATTAATTGCAGAGAACACAGTTAATCATACAATAAACTGAGATTATATGTGAACCACAGCTTGCAATTAATGAGCATCTTAAATGTAATCAAGTGTAAATTTGGCTATACTTAAATAGGATACTAATTAGATTCTACAGTCCatggaaattttgaaatttgaattacatAATCTGGAAGGAGAATCACCGCCAAAATCCTAGAGACTCACTCTAAGATAGATCATGAGAATCAACCTGATTCTGTCCCTATGTTCTAGAATCCATCACAGAATCCAAACTAAACATGCCACCCTTCTGCGGAATCTGACTGCCACAGAATCCATAATCAGAAGTTTACCCAGACATAAATCTTTTGTTCTAAGCTGGAAATCTTGAATTTATGAGCTTTGAAAATGAGGCAAGATCCAATATAATTACCAAATGGCAAAGTACATAAAAATATCCACGGCAAGGATATCAATCCTGGAAAACATGGAAAGTGAGACACAACAATGGATAGTAGCTAACAATATGCCCTTAAGCCTCCACTCTGCTCCATCTAGGTTTCTATGCATCTCATGCATAATAATGTATAAGGAAAGATTTTTGGTCAGTCAAATGTCAATGCCCTCTGAGAGAAGTGGGCTATGTGCCAGTCTAAGGTTCCAATATAGGAATAAATTGTGGTCCAACCCTAACAAAGggccaccaaaagaaaaaaaagactctTGTTTGGACTGAACCACATGTTTTTTCCCCCTTGGTATGCTATTATGCTGATTTGAAAGGAAGCATTAAACATTCAACACTACTGCTTTTTGGGCCAAACAATGTTTGGACAAGTAAAAGAATTCCCGTAGGTGTTCTGTGTTCAGCACCTCGAAGTAAAGGAACAGGCAGTACAAAGATTTTCACCAAAATTTTCATTCTGGACAATTATTTATCATTCACTGATCTCTAATTGAGACAACAACATAAAATTCAAATGCTAAACGACCATCAAACATACTTTTCAATGTCAAAAATCCCACACCAGCTGCGACCCCACAGGTAACCATTGGATTTGAGGCTGCAAGAACAATACCCtctgccccaaaaaaaaaaaaaaagtgtccgTCAAATTGAGCAGAAACTCCATATTAACTGCAATGTAAGCTCCAAGAGTAatactttgaaaaaaaaatggagggcAGCGAAGAGAGGAGGAGGCGACCTTTGATCTTCCCAATGAAATCGTCTTCGTAAGCATGGTAATCGGACTTCTTATCTTGCAGAATATCCTAAAATCGATATTACAACAATTTAATATATTTGTTTTATCAACCAATGTAAGAAAAGTATCGATTTTGGGCCGGAATAAGGAAGGTGGGGCGAGAAGGGAACTCAAATGTTAACAGTACTTGGATACGTAGTAACGTACTAGGGTCATATGGAAATGAGCAGAAGATGTAGAGCGAATTTCAGAAAGACGAGAACCAGCTGTTTGAATGGCGGAATCGACAGTTTCTTCGAGGGTTTTCTGCATGAGCTGAGCTTGTTGAACGGCGTATTCGATCCATGGCTTCTGTAGGTCATCACCTGACGAAAACTCTGACTTCTCTTCCGAACCTGCAACTGTCGCCATTAAAGCTTCAAAGTTTTATTTACTCTGGTTGCTGTCTAATGAATGTATCTCTTCGATTGGGAGTTTGGAAATTGGGATTCCGGCGCTGACGGAATTTATCACGGCTTGTGGCTTGTAGTGTTTCTTAATTTCGTATATGTGAAAAAATGTGGCATTTCGGCCTTTCGGCCTTTCGGATGTTCCGATTGTGCAAAATATTTGGCGAAAGATTTGGGAAAGGGGCGATGTTGTCTGTGCCGcccatgggggtgggcgcaatgactaTCCTGCCCCTCTAAGTGGCAGTCCATGTGCTTGGGCGTAGCCTGCCCTGTGATacaaagaacattctctcaAAAGATCTCTGTTTGGTGGCGCACTCTATGGCTCTATACCCTCTCACAAGGCACCGTGAAATGATGTCTTTGCCCCTAAGTAGATATACCCAGGTGTGCTCCCCAATTGGCCCAGCCATTGTATAAAGTATTAAGGATGTGACTTTATTGCCCCCctctaccaaaagaaaaaaaaaaaagattttattgcccacaacataatgtatgcagtcttacccttgttttgcgAAAGAGGTTGTTTTCCAACTAAGTCCTGTGACCAGtataggtcacaatggagcaacctcgTCATTATGCCAAGATCCACCCTCTATTGCctataataataaagaaacaaaaataaaactattGACTTGCCATGTGGAAAAGGTAGGCACATGTGGGTTCATGAGCATGGATTCAGTTCGATGAATTGGTCGATTTGGATTAGAATCAAAACGAGATCGATCTCAATTCCAATCAATTTGATACGACCAATTCACATTTAAAAACCTTAAAAttgttgtgtttttttatttgaggGCCGATGCTAGGGGTTATTGGGACTGATTCTAGCCGATTTCCATTCGGATCAAATCATACTTGGTCCCTATTGATTCTAATCCCGATCTCATCTTCtaaaaccttgtccaaagactATGGCCTGTAGTCTGtactggtaatgatgaaatcccaaaatagagaagttgtattttttatgaaaaataaaaaaaaataaaaaatataaataaatatatatatatatatatcaacatAATAAAAAACTAACAAAATCATTAGCCTTTGGGGTCGAGTGTTTCTCAACCCTTGCTTTACATGTCCATCTATGAGCAATCAAAATCTCGTATTTAGACCTTTTAACAATACATAAAAGACTTCATTAATTCagtaatttataaaaataaacaaaagttcCCATGACCTACCTCTACAACTTCCCAACAGAAGCCAGTCCATCACCTCTTGGTTATCCACCCAG is drawn from Telopea speciosissima isolate NSW1024214 ecotype Mountain lineage chromosome 1, Tspe_v1, whole genome shotgun sequence and contains these coding sequences:
- the LOC122650790 gene encoding uncharacterized protein LOC122650790, with amino-acid sequence MATVAGSEEKSEFSSGDDLQKPWIEYAVQQAQLMQKTLEETVDSAIQTAGSRLSEIRSTSSAHFHMTLDILQDKKSDYHAYEDDFIGKIKEGIVLAASNPMVTCGVAAGVGFLTLKKPRLILYHRTLRLFMSEESLVSRADAKVKELRQSIELIKAESEKLEKRALQAEEEMRRGRTKLRQAGNQIQGVIRSAYKIERQARGLKDILEELPSREASRFRSQVSNLASEAKRERKVLMKEVSKISNHGISV